A window of the Chitinispirillales bacterium ANBcel5 genome harbors these coding sequences:
- a CDS encoding beta-ketoacyl-ACP synthase 3: protein MTPFKTELFLPAQAAAETEATIIKWLVAKGESIKKGQYLAEVESAKSTFEFEAPCDCVVETILCNEGDSVPFEEPVMIVTTADSSMASQPATAVSEDEPEPVSELPKMEILEKKSEEPVKTVSMLGIGTYLPSRIVKTKELLAEYPDITEEYIFGVTGIKERRWAADEKPSDMAYEASVKAIEQSGLNSKDIDAIVVSTTTPDVVMPSTACILQGKLGIRGVPAFDLNAACSGWLYGISVAKGLICSGVAKNVLVTAVDMQSRVLDKSDRNTYFLFGDGAGATVVSASDSGHLIKQEILTADSGGLTMARRHMPGYDIPNESNDFDPWVRLDGRALFKFATESFSSLVRELIIKSQWQAQDVRWVVPHQANGRIIKAAAKKSGVPFEKFYLNIDRVGNTSSASIPIALQEIENGLQKNDKVIFCTVGAGITAAGLSLQW from the coding sequence ATGACCCCGTTCAAGACTGAATTATTTCTTCCCGCTCAGGCTGCTGCCGAAACAGAAGCAACTATCATTAAATGGCTTGTGGCAAAAGGCGAATCTATCAAAAAAGGACAGTATCTTGCAGAGGTGGAGAGCGCAAAATCTACCTTCGAATTTGAAGCTCCTTGTGATTGTGTAGTTGAAACTATTCTCTGTAATGAGGGTGATTCGGTTCCTTTTGAAGAGCCGGTAATGATTGTCACTACAGCTGATTCTTCCATGGCTTCGCAGCCTGCAACTGCTGTATCTGAAGATGAGCCGGAACCGGTAAGTGAACTGCCCAAAATGGAAATTCTTGAGAAAAAGAGTGAAGAGCCCGTTAAAACGGTATCGATGCTTGGGATTGGAACCTATTTGCCCAGTCGAATAGTTAAAACAAAAGAACTTCTCGCTGAGTATCCTGATATCACTGAAGAATATATCTTTGGGGTAACAGGAATTAAAGAGCGGCGTTGGGCTGCTGATGAAAAACCTTCTGATATGGCATACGAGGCTTCTGTTAAAGCTATAGAGCAATCTGGGCTTAATAGTAAAGATATTGATGCAATAGTGGTTTCTACTACTACTCCGGATGTGGTAATGCCATCAACTGCATGTATCTTGCAGGGTAAGCTGGGGATTCGGGGTGTTCCTGCCTTTGACCTTAATGCTGCCTGTTCCGGTTGGCTGTACGGTATCTCTGTCGCAAAGGGATTGATTTGTTCCGGTGTAGCAAAAAATGTACTGGTAACCGCTGTGGATATGCAGTCAAGGGTCCTGGATAAAAGCGATCGTAATACATATTTCCTCTTTGGGGATGGTGCAGGGGCAACTGTTGTTTCTGCTTCAGATTCGGGGCATCTGATAAAACAGGAGATCTTAACTGCTGATAGTGGCGGGCTAACGATGGCCCGACGTCATATGCCGGGTTATGATATCCCCAATGAATCTAACGACTTTGACCCATGGGTACGTCTGGATGGAAGAGCGTTGTTTAAGTTTGCCACCGAAAGTTTCTCTTCTCTGGTGCGTGAGCTTATTATAAAAAGCCAATGGCAAGCCCAGGATGTGCGTTGGGTTGTTCCACACCAGGCAAACGGACGTATCATTAAAGCCGCCGCAAAGAAAAGTGGTGTTCCGTTTGAGAAGTTCTATCTCAACATAGACAGGGTTGGAAACACTTCGAGTGCAAGTATACCTATCGCCCTGCAGGAAATAGAGAATGGATTACAGAAAAACGACAAAGTGATATTCTGTACAGTGGGCGCGGGTATTACAGCTGCAGGATTATCTTTGCAGTGGTAG
- the radC gene encoding DNA repair protein RadC: MDIHTLSDKPGSAGVAHNSESTVSQQGKTAQGHRGRLLERFLKSGTAGFHNYEIIEFLLSFAIPRKDTKPIARELWNRYGSLSAIFNAPYDELLETKGLGTRSAALFPFVKEIMALCLKEKYDQKPVISHRRDVEEYFRFNFGHKRDEYVGALFLDSANHILQTDILSEGTVNQCAVYPRVVIEKAMRCGAASFILAHNHPAGGLNPSEADWVITERLFTIGKLLEIPLLDHIIISKTKVVSLRECSRWPR; the protein is encoded by the coding sequence ATGGATATTCACACTTTGAGCGACAAACCAGGCTCTGCTGGTGTCGCACATAACAGTGAAAGTACTGTTTCGCAACAGGGAAAAACTGCTCAGGGGCATCGGGGCAGGCTGCTTGAGCGTTTTTTAAAAAGTGGAACCGCAGGATTTCACAACTATGAAATTATCGAATTCCTTCTAAGTTTTGCCATCCCGCGTAAGGATACCAAACCTATCGCCCGTGAGCTCTGGAACCGATACGGATCTTTGAGCGCGATCTTTAATGCTCCCTATGATGAACTGCTCGAAACCAAGGGCTTAGGTACCAGGTCTGCCGCACTGTTTCCTTTTGTTAAGGAGATCATGGCTCTTTGTCTTAAAGAGAAATATGATCAAAAACCGGTCATATCGCACAGACGGGATGTTGAGGAGTATTTCCGGTTTAACTTTGGTCATAAGCGCGATGAATATGTCGGGGCCCTCTTTTTAGACAGTGCAAACCATATCCTTCAAACCGATATACTATCTGAAGGTACAGTTAATCAGTGTGCAGTTTATCCCAGGGTCGTAATCGAAAAAGCCATGCGATGCGGGGCTGCATCCTTTATTCTGGCTCACAATCATCCTGCAGGCGGACTTAACCCTTCAGAAGCTGATTGGGTTATTACAGAACGACTTTTCACTATAGGAAAACTTCTTGAAATTCCTCTTCTCGATCATATCATTATATCTAAAACTAAAGTGGTTAGTCTCAGAGAATGCAGCAGGTGGCCCCGGTAA
- a CDS encoding flagellar protein FliS, whose amino-acid sequence MKSQNRVIRQYEIMQITTPGAARLICLLHEKAVYFIKKGMIINSTQMISKAQNLIAVLDMSLRDVDEVSSLLHNLYSYSYHLLDKKDRASLKNACLIMNHLKVTFCTLSRHTAGSDRL is encoded by the coding sequence ATGAAATCTCAAAACAGAGTAATCCGACAGTATGAGATCATGCAGATAACTACCCCGGGAGCGGCAAGGCTCATCTGTTTGCTTCACGAGAAGGCAGTGTACTTCATTAAAAAAGGCATGATTATAAACAGCACTCAGATGATATCAAAAGCTCAAAACCTCATTGCGGTATTGGATATGTCCCTGCGGGATGTTGATGAAGTCTCATCTCTTCTTCACAATTTGTATAGCTACAGTTATCATCTGCTGGATAAAAAAGACAGAGCTTCTCTTAAAAATGCCTGCCTAATAATGAACCACCTTAAGGTAACCTTCTGTACACTTTCAAGACATACTGCGGGAAGCGACAGACTTTAG